A stretch of the Haloarcula ordinaria genome encodes the following:
- a CDS encoding DUF7504 family protein, which produces MYDVGDLLPVDGLDPGSTLLVVGPPMTGKRFLGMRLLELGLDDDEGVALISTDSSAGDVREMMAQIHGASVDSLPFGIVDCVGEMQSRDALGPLDHRVGSPADLTGIGMELTDLLESLYTDHSTRLRLGLFSLTTMSMYASVEQVVRFLHVLGNRVSEADGVGFVVAHSDTMDDEVLNQLRSFVDGVVEVREEDATTELRVLGVDPEPTDWVPFSSTLERTGPVSEAQSGGLAAVDVPESLRAVMDEVQMGRPTLTICNYDQSPDTLSDIERYFDRHNVAVQEASLDVDQPSSFALLHHGDDLLASENVQSLRNTIEIDSAETEAFAERQSSGLLTRLEESVFGASAANKSLLIDVSHNIEMLAQRNGGGRLHAGFQQFSRLADDDRSARIYRKLSEAGTDVHVYGVPDAELDFEGVVAHGHDAPEIANSWFVVYDGNGNPDQQAALLAFEAGDSNEYNGFWTYEGDIARRLDAYLTETYVDVASEADIATD; this is translated from the coding sequence ATGTACGACGTAGGTGATCTGCTACCAGTCGACGGCCTCGACCCGGGGTCGACGCTCCTGGTGGTCGGACCGCCGATGACCGGGAAGCGATTCCTCGGCATGCGACTCCTCGAACTCGGGCTCGACGACGACGAGGGAGTTGCGCTCATCTCGACCGACTCCAGCGCGGGGGACGTCCGGGAGATGATGGCACAGATTCACGGCGCGTCCGTCGACTCGCTCCCGTTCGGCATCGTCGACTGCGTCGGGGAAATGCAGAGCCGCGACGCACTCGGCCCGCTCGACCACCGCGTGGGCTCGCCCGCCGACCTCACCGGCATCGGGATGGAACTGACCGACCTCTTAGAGTCGCTGTACACGGACCACTCGACCCGGCTCCGGCTCGGCCTCTTCTCGCTGACGACGATGTCGATGTACGCCTCGGTCGAGCAGGTCGTCCGCTTCCTGCACGTCCTCGGCAACCGGGTCTCGGAGGCCGACGGCGTGGGGTTCGTCGTCGCCCACTCGGACACGATGGACGACGAGGTCCTCAATCAGCTCCGGTCGTTCGTCGACGGCGTCGTCGAGGTACGAGAGGAGGACGCGACGACCGAGCTCAGGGTCCTCGGCGTCGACCCCGAACCCACCGACTGGGTCCCGTTCAGCAGCACCCTCGAGCGGACGGGGCCGGTTTCCGAGGCGCAGTCCGGTGGACTCGCCGCTGTCGACGTCCCGGAGTCCCTGCGAGCGGTGATGGACGAGGTCCAGATGGGACGACCCACGCTGACGATCTGCAACTACGACCAGTCGCCGGACACTCTCTCGGACATCGAGCGGTACTTCGACCGCCACAACGTGGCCGTCCAGGAGGCGTCACTCGACGTCGACCAACCGAGCTCGTTCGCGTTGCTCCACCACGGCGACGACCTGCTGGCCTCCGAGAACGTCCAGTCGCTGCGGAACACTATCGAGATCGACTCCGCGGAGACCGAGGCCTTCGCCGAGCGCCAGTCGTCTGGCCTGTTGACCAGGCTCGAGGAGTCCGTCTTCGGCGCGTCGGCCGCGAACAAGTCGCTGCTCATCGACGTCAGCCACAACATCGAGATGCTGGCCCAGCGCAACGGTGGCGGCCGGCTGCACGCGGGCTTCCAGCAGTTCTCCCGGCTCGCGGACGACGACCGGAGCGCGCGCATCTACCGGAAACTCTCCGAGGCCGGGACCGACGTGCACGTCTACGGCGTCCCGGACGCCGAACTAGACTTCGAGGGCGTGGTCGCCCACGGCCACGACGCGCCGGAAATCGCCAACTCGTGGTTCGTCGTCTACGACGGCAACGGCAACCCGGACCAGCAGGCTGCGCTGCTCGCCTTCGAAGCGGGCGACAGCAACGAGTACAACGGGTTCTGGACGTACGAGGGTGACATCGCCCGGC